A single genomic interval of Lacrimispora sphenoides JCM 1415 harbors:
- the cls gene encoding cardiolipin synthase, whose protein sequence is MKLIRRMLRIIFGRTTFAVISLIIQVAILFAAYRFLSRYLAYFYGGSALLGAFVIIYILNKEENPSFKLAWMIPIAAVPVFGTFFYLFVELQIVGKLANKRLRVNMEDTETYLTQSPRVMEDLSRISRRNANLAYYIKHSGHYPAYKNTNVQYFPLGETMFEEMKKELEGAKRFIFMEFFIVERGEMWEAILEILERKAKEGVEVRFMYDGMCSLTLLPFSYPKELQARGINAKMFSPIKPAFTTYQNNRDHRKILVVDGLTAFTGGVNLADEYINRRVRFGHWKDTGIMLKGDAVTSFTMMFLQMWNISEKGPEDYGKYLRDPEYFYPLELSMDGFVIPYGDSPLDQESVGEQVYLDIINSARHYVHIMTPYLILDYEMIQALTFAAKRGVEVVIVMPGIPDKKYAFLLARSHYRELIRAGVQIYEYMPGFVHAKVYASDDIKAVVGTINMDFRSLYLHFECAVYLYRNEVIRDIQRDFHDTLAQCRRITMEDCRNYPWYEILAGRALRLFAPLM, encoded by the coding sequence ATGAAACTGATCAGGAGAATGCTGAGGATTATTTTTGGCCGGACTACATTTGCGGTCATTTCTCTTATCATACAAGTGGCTATTCTTTTTGCGGCATACCGCTTTTTAAGCCGTTACCTCGCCTATTTCTATGGTGGTTCTGCTCTGCTGGGTGCATTTGTTATCATATATATTCTGAACAAAGAGGAAAATCCCAGCTTTAAGCTGGCCTGGATGATCCCAATCGCGGCTGTTCCTGTGTTTGGAACATTCTTTTATCTGTTTGTGGAGCTGCAGATTGTGGGAAAACTGGCAAATAAACGGCTGCGGGTCAACATGGAAGATACGGAAACCTATCTGACCCAGAGCCCAAGGGTCATGGAGGATTTGTCCAGAATCAGCAGGCGAAATGCCAATCTGGCTTACTATATCAAACATTCAGGCCATTACCCGGCATATAAAAATACGAATGTACAGTATTTTCCGCTGGGTGAGACCATGTTTGAAGAGATGAAGAAGGAACTGGAGGGTGCAAAGCGGTTTATTTTTATGGAATTTTTTATTGTAGAACGCGGAGAAATGTGGGAAGCCATATTGGAAATTCTGGAGAGAAAGGCAAAAGAGGGGGTGGAAGTCCGGTTCATGTATGATGGCATGTGTTCCCTGACCCTGCTTCCATTTAGCTATCCAAAGGAATTACAGGCAAGGGGAATTAATGCAAAGATGTTTTCTCCCATTAAGCCTGCGTTCACCACTTACCAGAACAACCGGGACCATAGAAAGATCCTGGTGGTGGACGGCCTTACCGCTTTTACCGGAGGAGTAAACCTGGCAGATGAATATATTAACCGGCGTGTGCGTTTTGGCCATTGGAAGGATACTGGAATCATGCTGAAGGGGGATGCCGTTACCAGCTTTACCATGATGTTTCTGCAGATGTGGAACATTTCTGAAAAGGGGCCTGAGGACTATGGGAAATATTTAAGAGATCCGGAATATTTTTATCCCTTGGAGCTTAGCATGGATGGATTTGTGATTCCTTACGGGGACAGCCCTTTGGACCAGGAATCGGTTGGGGAACAAGTTTATTTGGACATCATAAACTCTGCCAGACATTATGTCCACATTATGACGCCATATCTGATTCTGGATTATGAAATGATCCAGGCTCTTACGTTTGCCGCCAAGCGGGGCGTGGAGGTCGTTATCGTTATGCCGGGGATACCGGATAAGAAATACGCGTTCCTGCTTGCAAGGTCTCACTATAGGGAACTGATAAGGGCCGGGGTCCAGATTTACGAGTATATGCCAGGCTTTGTCCATGCAAAGGTATATGCAAGCGATGACATCAAGGCAGTAGTCGGAACTATTAATATGGATTTCAGAAGCCTTTATCTTCACTTTGAATGTGCAGTCTACCTGTATCGGAATGAAGTTATTCGGGATATACAGAGAGATTTTCATGACACTCTGGCCCAATGCCGCAGAATTACCATGGAAGATTGCAGGAATTATCCCTGGTATGAAATTTTGGCAGGACGGGCGCTCAGACTGTTTGCACCGCTTATGTAG
- a CDS encoding DUF362 domain-containing protein, whose protein sequence is MEKSKVYYTSFHATFQENLPQKFKRLIKTAGMLEQIDFQNKYTAIKIHFGELGNLSFLRPNYAKAVVDLVKSQGGKPFLTDCNTLYVGSRKNALDHLDTAYENGFSPFSTGCHVLIADGLKGTDESLVPINGEYIKEAKIGRAVMDADIFISLTHFKGHESTGFGGALKNIGMGCGSRAGKMEMHNSGKPHVSEETCIGCHACEKNCAHSAISFQDKKAFIDHNRCVGCGRCIGVCPVDAVETDFDESNDILNYKIAEYTQAVLGDRPNFHISLVMDVSPYCDCHSENDIPIIPNVGMFASFDPVALDMACADAVNRQPVMAGSVLEKHGSHHHDHFKDTHPNTNWKSSIEHAVKIGLGSAEYELITL, encoded by the coding sequence ATGGAAAAATCAAAGGTTTACTATACGAGCTTTCATGCCACCTTTCAGGAAAACCTTCCTCAGAAATTTAAGAGACTTATAAAAACTGCCGGAATGCTGGAGCAGATTGACTTCCAGAATAAATATACAGCCATAAAGATTCACTTTGGCGAGCTTGGAAACCTGTCATTTTTACGCCCCAATTATGCAAAAGCAGTGGTGGATCTTGTAAAATCCCAGGGCGGAAAACCATTTTTAACGGATTGCAACACGTTGTATGTGGGAAGCCGGAAAAATGCTCTGGACCACTTGGATACCGCTTATGAAAATGGCTTTTCCCCTTTCTCAACCGGATGCCATGTTTTAATTGCCGACGGCTTAAAAGGAACTGACGAAAGCCTGGTTCCCATTAACGGGGAATACATAAAGGAAGCAAAAATCGGACGGGCTGTTATGGATGCCGATATCTTTATTTCTCTTACCCATTTTAAGGGCCATGAAAGCACCGGCTTTGGCGGAGCTTTGAAAAACATTGGAATGGGCTGCGGCTCACGGGCAGGTAAGATGGAGATGCATAACTCCGGAAAGCCCCATGTAAGCGAAGAAACCTGTATCGGATGTCATGCCTGTGAAAAGAACTGCGCCCACAGCGCCATCTCTTTCCAGGATAAAAAGGCTTTCATTGACCATAACAGGTGCGTAGGCTGCGGCCGCTGCATCGGAGTCTGTCCTGTGGATGCCGTTGAGACCGACTTTGATGAGTCCAATGACATCCTGAACTATAAAATTGCAGAATACACCCAGGCAGTTCTCGGAGACCGGCCAAATTTCCACATCAGCCTGGTTATGGATGTATCACCTTACTGCGACTGCCATTCAGAAAACGATATCCCTATTATACCTAATGTAGGTATGTTTGCTTCTTTTGACCCGGTAGCTCTTGATATGGCCTGCGCAGATGCCGTAAACCGCCAGCCTGTTATGGCAGGAAGCGTACTGGAAAAGCACGGCAGCCATCATCATGACCATTTTAAAGACACTCATCCCAACACAAACTGGAAATCTTCCATTGAACATGCGGTAAAAATCGGACTGGGCAGTGCGGAATATGAATTAATCACGCTGTAA
- a CDS encoding O-acetylhomoserine aminocarboxypropyltransferase/cysteine synthase family protein: MSQNIRSRETVCIQGGWQPKSGDARVLPIFQSTTFKYDDSDKMGRLFDLEDEGYFYTRLANPTNDAVASKICELEGGEAAMLTSSGQAANFYALLNICQEGDHVISSATIYGGSTNLFTVTLKKMGIESTLVDPGLSEEELLKAFKPNTKAVFGETIGNPSLVVFDIEKFARLAHKHGVPLIVDNTFATPINCRPFEWGADIVTHSTTKYMDGHATSVGGCIVDSGNFDWEAHAERYPGLTSPDESYHGIVYTQKFGKKAYITKATTQLMRDLGAIPSPMNSFLLNLGLETLHLRVPRHCENALKVAQYLSSREDVAWIKYPGLEGDEYHELAKKYMPDGTCGVISFGLKGGREAAVKFMDGLKLAAIVTHVADARTSVLHPASHTHRQLTDEQLVEAGVDPSMIRLSVGIENAEDIMEDIRQALEQ, translated from the coding sequence ATGAGTCAGAACATTCGTTCCAGAGAGACGGTTTGCATACAGGGCGGCTGGCAGCCGAAAAGCGGCGATGCCAGGGTGCTTCCGATTTTTCAGAGCACAACATTTAAGTATGATGACAGCGATAAGATGGGAAGGCTGTTTGATTTGGAGGATGAAGGGTATTTTTATACCAGGCTGGCAAATCCTACCAATGATGCGGTGGCATCTAAAATCTGCGAGCTGGAAGGCGGGGAGGCTGCTATGCTGACTTCTTCCGGACAGGCTGCCAATTTTTATGCGCTGCTTAACATCTGCCAGGAGGGAGATCATGTAATCAGCTCTGCTACGATCTACGGCGGCTCCACCAATCTGTTTACCGTAACTTTAAAAAAGATGGGCATTGAATCCACTCTGGTGGATCCGGGCCTTTCAGAAGAAGAGCTTTTAAAGGCATTTAAGCCAAATACAAAGGCAGTATTTGGTGAAACCATCGGCAATCCGTCCCTTGTGGTTTTTGATATTGAGAAGTTTGCGAGGCTTGCACATAAGCACGGTGTTCCTCTGATTGTGGATAATACGTTTGCAACTCCGATCAACTGCCGTCCTTTTGAATGGGGCGCAGACATCGTAACACATTCTACAACAAAATACATGGATGGACATGCCACCAGCGTAGGCGGCTGTATCGTTGACAGCGGAAACTTTGACTGGGAGGCTCATGCTGAGCGGTATCCGGGGCTTACCTCACCCGACGAATCCTACCATGGCATTGTATATACCCAGAAGTTTGGAAAAAAGGCCTATATTACGAAAGCGACTACTCAGCTGATGCGAGATCTTGGTGCAATTCCCTCCCCAATGAACTCCTTCCTTTTAAACCTTGGTCTGGAAACCCTGCATCTTCGGGTTCCCCGTCATTGCGAAAATGCGTTAAAAGTGGCGCAGTATTTAAGCTCAAGGGAAGATGTGGCCTGGATCAAATATCCGGGTCTTGAGGGGGACGAATATCATGAACTGGCAAAAAAATATATGCCTGATGGCACTTGCGGCGTAATCTCTTTTGGCTTAAAGGGAGGAAGAGAAGCTGCGGTTAAGTTTATGGATGGACTGAAACTGGCGGCTATCGTGACTCATGTGGCAGATGCGCGTACTTCCGTTTTGCATCCGGCAAGCCATACCCACAGACAGCTGACGGATGAACAGCTTGTAGAAGCAGGAGTTGATCCGTCCATGATCCGGCTGAGTGTTGGGATCGAAAATGCAGAGGATATTATGGAAGATATCAGACAGGCGCTGGAACAGTAA